The DNA segment CGCGCTGCTCGGCGCTTGGGCGGCGCGCAGCGGTTTGCGTCCGTTACGGCAAATGAGCGCGGTGGCTCGGGGGATTTCCGCACGGTCGCTCGATGCCCGCCTGCCGGAAACGCAAATGCCGCCCGAGCTTGCCGAATTGGCTCACAGCTTCAACGCCATGCTCGTACGCCTCGACGACTCGTTTCAGCGGCTCTCGGCGTTCTCGGCCGACATCGCCCATGAGCTGCGCACGCCGTTATCGAACCTGCTGACCCACACCCAGGTCACCCTCACCCGACCTCGCCCGCTCGAGGACTATCGCGAAGCGCTGCACAGCAACCTCGAAGAACTGCAATGGATGGCGCAACTGGTCAACGACATGTTGTACCTGGCCAAGGCCGATCACGGCTTGCTGGTACCCAAACGCGAAGCGCTGGAATTGGCGGATGAAAGCGATGCGCTGCTGGAGTTTTTTGCGCCGCTGGCAGAGGACGCCGGAATTGAATTGAGTCGAGAGGGCCAAGCGCGGATCGACGGTGATCGCGGCATGTTGCGCCGAGCGTTGTCGAATCTGCTGGATAACGCGCTACGGTTTACCCCGCCTGAAGGTTATGTGCGGCTGAGCATTGCCGATCAGGCGAACTCTGTTCGCGTCTGCATCCAGAACAGTGGAGAAGGAATTTCAGAGGAGTTGCTGCCGCGGTTGTTTGACCGCTTCTACCGGGCTGATCCGGCGCGCCAGGAAGGCTGCAATGAACATGCGGGGCTGGGGTTGGCGATTACCCAATCGATCGTTCGCGCCCATGGCGGGCAGATTCATTGCGAATCGGAAGCCGGGGTGACGCGGTTTGTGATCCAGCTGCCTAAGGGCAAATGAGGCCAGCTGTACCGGCCTCATCGCTAGCAGGCTAGCTCCCACAGGGGATTTGTGAACGACGCAGATCCAATGTGGGAGCTAGCCTGCTAGCGATTGCGGTCACTCAGGTTACGAATATCGCAGCGCATGCGCCGGCTCGATCTTCGCCGCCCGCCACGCCGGGTACACCGTCGCCAGGAAGCTCAGAACAAAGCCCGCCGAGCAGATCAGCAGCACATCACCGCCCTGCAATTCCGAAGGCAGGTTGCTGACGAAATACACGTCTGAACTGAAGATGTGCTGCCCGGTGACGCGCTCGACCCAGCCGACCATTTCGCTGACGTTCAGCGCGGCGATCACGCCCAGCACGCCGCCAATAATGGTGCCGACGATACCGATCACCGTGCCCTGGACCATGAAGATCGCCATGATCTGTCGTGGCGTGGCGCCAATGGTGCGCAGGATGGCGATGTCCGCGCCCTTGTCGTTCACCACCATGATCAGCGTGGCGATGATGTTGAATGCCGCTACAGCGACGATCATCAGCAACAGCAGGCCGATCATGGTTTTTTCCATTTTCATCGCGCTGAACAGGCTGCCCTGGGTGTGGGTCCAGTCGTCAGCCTTGAATTCGGCGCCCAAACCAGCGGCGATGTCCGAGGAGACCTTCGGCGCCGTGTAGAGATCCTTGACCGCCAGCCGCACGCTTTGCACCTGATTCGGCTGCCAGTGCTGCATGGTTGCGGCATCGGCGACGTGAATCAGACCCATCGAGCCATCCAGCTCGGCGCCGACCTTGAACACGCCGACCACATTCAAGCGCTGCATGCGCGGGGTGATGCCGCCGGGTGCGGTGCTGACTTCCGGCACGATCAGAGTGATCTTGTCACCGACATTCAGGCGGAAACGTCGCGCGGTGATTTCACCGATCACCACGCCGAACTCGCCAGGTTTCAACGCATCGAGACGGCCCTGCACGATGTGCTGGGCGACGATCGAGACCTTGCCTTCCTGCGCCGGATCGACACCGCTGATCTGGATCGGCTGCATCGAACCCTTGTAGGACAGCATGCCTTCCATCTCAGTGAACGGCACGGCGGCGGTCACTTCCGGATTATTCATCGCGGCGGCGGCGACCGGTTGCCAATCGTCGATCGGTTTGACGCCGACGATGGTCGCGTGCGGCACCATGCCGAGGATGCGCGAGCTCATCTCGCGCTGGAAGCCGTTCATCACCGACAACACCACGATCATGGCCAGCACGCCGAGGGCGAGGCCGATCATCGAGGTCATCGAGATGAACGAAACAAAGCGATTGCGGCGCTTGGCGCGGGTATAGCGCGTGCCGATAAAGATCGATAACGGTCTGAACATTCGCTGGGGCACCGTATAAAAATAAAAGACCCGGCGCCGTTACGGCCGCCGGGTTTCAGCCAGTCAGATGGGGGTCAGGCAACCTTCCTGCAATTGCAGGACGCGGTCCATCTGGCGCGCGAGATTCATGTCGTGAGTCACCACCAGAAACGCCGTGCGCATCGAGGTGCTCAGTTCGAGCATCAAATCCTGAATGCCTTCGGCCGTGTGCAGATCGAGGTTGCCGGTCGGCTCGTCGAGCATCACCAGGCCAGGATTGTTCACCAGCGCCCGGGCGATAGCCACACGCTGGCGTTCGCCGCCGGACAACTCCGAAGGCTTGTGTTCAAGGCGATGGCCGAGGCCGACACGTTCCAGCAAGGCCGTGGCGCGCTGACGCGCTTCGGGGATCGCGGTCTTGCCGATCAACAGCGGCATGCAGACGTTTTCCAGCGCAGTGAATTCCGGCAGCAAATGGTGGAACTGGTAAACAAAACCGAGCGCGCGATTACGCAGCAGGCCGCGCTTCTTCTCGCTCAGGGCCGAGAGTTCTTCGCCGTCTAGCCAGACGCTGCCCTGGGTCGGTGTATCGAGGCCGCCGAGCAGGTTGAGCAAAGTACTTTTGCCCGAACCCGACTTGCCGATGATCGCCACCCGCTCGCCCGGATGCAACTCCAGTTGCAGGCCGGCCAGCACTTGCACCGACTCCGGGCCTTCTTCATAGGATTTGCCCAGATTGCGGCAGCTCAGGATTGCTTGTTCACTCATGCCCGACTCACTCATAACGTAACGCCTCCGCCGGCTGGGTGCGCGCGGCACGCCAGGCGGGATACAGGGTGGCGAGGAAACTCAGGACCAACGCAGCAGCGCAGACCATGACCACGTCCTGGCTCTGTACCTGCGAAGGAAGATAATCGATGAAATACACGTCAGCATTAAGGAATTTGTGGCCGATCAGGCCTTCCAGTGCGGCGATTGCTGCGCTGACGTTGAGCGCGGCGAAAATACCGACCACTGCGCCGATTGCGGTGCCGACCACGCCGATCACTGTGCCCTGCACCATGAACGTGCGCATGATCGTGCCCGGTGTCGCGCC comes from the Pseudomonas granadensis genome and includes:
- the lolD gene encoding lipoprotein-releasing ABC transporter ATP-binding protein LolD — translated: MSESGMSEQAILSCRNLGKSYEEGPESVQVLAGLQLELHPGERVAIIGKSGSGKSTLLNLLGGLDTPTQGSVWLDGEELSALSEKKRGLLRNRALGFVYQFHHLLPEFTALENVCMPLLIGKTAIPEARQRATALLERVGLGHRLEHKPSELSGGERQRVAIARALVNNPGLVMLDEPTGNLDLHTAEGIQDLMLELSTSMRTAFLVVTHDMNLARQMDRVLQLQEGCLTPI
- a CDS encoding lipoprotein-releasing ABC transporter permease subunit; translated protein: MFRPLSIFIGTRYTRAKRRNRFVSFISMTSMIGLALGVLAMIVVLSVMNGFQREMSSRILGMVPHATIVGVKPIDDWQPVAAAAMNNPEVTAAVPFTEMEGMLSYKGSMQPIQISGVDPAQEGKVSIVAQHIVQGRLDALKPGEFGVVIGEITARRFRLNVGDKITLIVPEVSTAPGGITPRMQRLNVVGVFKVGAELDGSMGLIHVADAATMQHWQPNQVQSVRLAVKDLYTAPKVSSDIAAGLGAEFKADDWTHTQGSLFSAMKMEKTMIGLLLLMIVAVAAFNIIATLIMVVNDKGADIAILRTIGATPRQIMAIFMVQGTVIGIVGTIIGGVLGVIAALNVSEMVGWVERVTGQHIFSSDVYFVSNLPSELQGGDVLLICSAGFVLSFLATVYPAWRAAKIEPAHALRYS
- a CDS encoding heavy metal sensor histidine kinase; translation: MRRLSLSSRLALLFAACTAVVSLFAGVLFNRASEAHFIELDQQQLETRLIGLRRALQDIQPAQRDARLADELSRQADLSLRISSGDGQHWYDSSAQIPQNLPLQPGLSTISTGGTDYRVLRAPLYPDTADSPQLTLLLDITHHQHFLQRMQRLIWLTMGLSALATALLGAWAARSGLRPLRQMSAVARGISARSLDARLPETQMPPELAELAHSFNAMLVRLDDSFQRLSAFSADIAHELRTPLSNLLTHTQVTLTRPRPLEDYREALHSNLEELQWMAQLVNDMLYLAKADHGLLVPKREALELADESDALLEFFAPLAEDAGIELSREGQARIDGDRGMLRRALSNLLDNALRFTPPEGYVRLSIADQANSVRVCIQNSGEGISEELLPRLFDRFYRADPARQEGCNEHAGLGLAITQSIVRAHGGQIHCESEAGVTRFVIQLPKGK